The proteins below come from a single Vibrio natriegens NBRC 15636 = ATCC 14048 = DSM 759 genomic window:
- a CDS encoding TnsA endonuclease N-terminal domain-containing protein, translating to MFDQTKKSSHVHNICKFMSLKNDAVVRTLSILEFDFCFHLEYNPDVEKYLSQPHGYHYQFNNRKCRYTPDFLVFDRQERSSFIEIKHSSQILKPDFRARFAEKQRVAREEHDKRLILITEKQIRINPIFNNLKLLHRYSGLHSVTKVQKSVLGYIQRKQRVKLYEVSEYLGLSEHETLTSALCWLSSGKVKTDFKSADFSLNSYVWC from the coding sequence ATGTTCGACCAAACCAAGAAGTCATCTCACGTACACAACATCTGTAAGTTCATGAGCTTGAAGAATGATGCTGTTGTTCGAACGCTCTCTATTTTAGAGTTCGACTTTTGTTTCCATCTCGAATATAACCCCGACGTAGAAAAATACCTTTCTCAACCACATGGTTATCATTACCAGTTCAACAATCGTAAATGTCGTTACACTCCTGATTTTTTAGTCTTTGATCGCCAAGAACGTTCTTCATTTATTGAGATCAAGCATTCTAGCCAAATTCTGAAACCTGACTTTAGAGCAAGGTTTGCGGAAAAACAGCGTGTTGCACGAGAAGAGCATGATAAACGTCTAATTTTAATCACCGAGAAACAAATCAGAATCAACCCAATATTCAATAATCTGAAGCTCTTGCATCGATACTCAGGTCTTCATTCGGTGACCAAAGTACAAAAAAGCGTATTAGGTTATATTCAACGTAAGCAAAGAGTAAAACTGTATGAAGTGTCTGAATACCTTGGGTTATCTGAGCATGAAACATTAACATCGGCACTTTGCTGGCTGTCATCGGGTAAGGTTAAGACGGATTTTAAAAGTGCTGATTTTAGCTTAAATAGTTATGTTTGGTGCTAA
- a CDS encoding Mu transposase C-terminal domain-containing protein, whose translation MASELDNFVGFFDEVEASRSEAQMESQIPVELFQSDTDRSSSFDSLPEKTQKEVLRRLKIIQFVEVRLKGGWTEKNLDPILNMVENALELPRPSWRTLASWKKDYYESGKKWLSLIPKHTQKGNRTAHTDSQFLIDEAIERKYLTRERLSVAETYRYYKSRVIKTNQTIVEGKIDLISQRAFYDRVNSLPAYDVAVARYGKRYADRAFRSVGQQIPATKPMEYVEIDHTPVPVILIDDELDVPLGRPYLTMLYDRFSKCIVGLSVNFREPSFDSVRKALLNALLNKNWVKDKYPSVKNDWPCCGKIDYLVVDNGAEFWSNSLEDSLKPLVSDIQYSQAAKPWRKSGIEKLFDQLNKGLTNSLPGKTFTNPTQLEDYDPKKESVVRVSVFLELLHKWVIDYYHMSPDARERDVPYHKWHESKWRPNTYEGEEKSRLKIELGLLRHRTIGLAGIRLHNLRYQSDELIEYRKYCSVKYERKLFVKTKTDPSDISSIYVYLEFENRYIRVPAVDNSGYTQGLSLFEHERIQRVRRLNTKRMVDEEALADTYLYMESRIEAETERLRNYGNKKRSQPKIGNTSKLAKFRDVGTTGPSSIITKSVNEPLTNSYDESVIDLDDEDFDEIEGY comes from the coding sequence GTGGCATCAGAACTTGATAACTTTGTCGGCTTTTTTGATGAAGTGGAAGCTTCAAGATCAGAAGCTCAAATGGAGTCACAAATTCCCGTTGAGTTATTTCAAAGTGATACTGACCGCTCATCTTCATTTGATTCTCTTCCTGAAAAAACACAAAAAGAAGTACTTCGTCGTCTCAAAATTATTCAGTTTGTAGAAGTCCGTCTTAAAGGTGGATGGACAGAAAAGAACCTCGACCCAATATTAAATATGGTCGAAAATGCTTTAGAACTACCTCGTCCAAGCTGGCGAACTCTCGCTAGTTGGAAAAAAGACTATTATGAGTCGGGAAAAAAGTGGCTCTCTTTAATCCCGAAGCATACCCAAAAGGGGAATCGAACTGCTCATACAGATTCCCAATTCCTTATTGATGAAGCAATTGAAAGAAAGTATCTGACGAGAGAGCGTTTAAGTGTCGCTGAAACATACAGGTACTATAAAAGCCGTGTGATAAAGACCAATCAAACGATTGTAGAAGGAAAAATAGACCTGATTAGCCAGCGGGCCTTTTATGATCGGGTGAATAGTTTACCTGCTTATGATGTAGCAGTGGCAAGGTATGGTAAGCGCTATGCTGATAGGGCATTTCGCTCTGTAGGTCAGCAAATCCCTGCGACTAAGCCCATGGAGTACGTAGAAATAGACCATACTCCGGTGCCAGTTATATTGATCGATGATGAGTTAGACGTGCCATTAGGGCGTCCTTACTTAACAATGCTCTACGACAGGTTTAGCAAGTGTATTGTAGGTTTGAGTGTTAATTTCCGAGAACCTAGTTTTGATTCTGTTCGAAAAGCTTTGCTTAACGCTCTTTTAAATAAAAATTGGGTTAAGGACAAGTATCCGTCAGTTAAGAATGATTGGCCTTGCTGTGGGAAAATTGATTACTTGGTGGTTGATAATGGAGCGGAGTTTTGGAGTAATAGCTTGGAAGACTCGCTGAAACCCCTAGTGTCAGACATTCAGTACAGTCAAGCCGCTAAGCCATGGCGAAAATCGGGTATAGAGAAACTTTTTGATCAGCTTAATAAAGGTTTGACTAATTCTTTACCTGGAAAAACATTTACAAATCCAACCCAATTAGAAGATTACGACCCTAAAAAAGAGTCGGTTGTTCGAGTATCTGTATTTTTGGAACTACTACATAAGTGGGTAATCGACTATTACCATATGTCTCCTGACGCACGAGAACGTGATGTCCCATACCACAAGTGGCATGAATCGAAGTGGCGTCCTAATACTTATGAAGGTGAGGAGAAATCTAGGTTAAAAATAGAGCTTGGGTTACTCCGGCACCGAACAATAGGGCTTGCAGGTATTAGATTGCATAACTTACGTTATCAATCAGACGAGCTAATCGAGTATCGGAAATATTGCTCTGTAAAATATGAAAGGAAGTTGTTTGTAAAAACAAAAACAGACCCCTCTGATATCAGTTCCATTTATGTCTACCTTGAGTTTGAAAATCGCTACATTAGAGTCCCTGCAGTTGATAATAGCGGTTATACACAAGGACTTTCTCTGTTTGAACATGAACGAATCCAACGAGTTCGCCGTCTAAACACGAAGCGTATGGTTGATGAAGAAGCGCTAGCTGATACCTATCTCTATATGGAAAGCAGGATTGAAGCAGAGACCGAACGACTGCGTAATTATGGGAATAAGAAGCGGTCGCAACCCAAGATTGGAAACACATCAAAATTGGCGAAGTTTAGGGATGTTGGAACTACAGGGCCAAGCTCCATTATTACTAAGTCAGTTAACGAACCTTTAACCAATTCATACGATGAGAGCGTTATCGATTTAGATGACGAGGATTTTGATGAAATTGAGGGGTATTGA
- a CDS encoding ATP-binding protein, translating into MNITPDQRAQLAAYENCFIEYPEITEIYSIFDQLRFNQSLGGEPESFLLTGEAGSGKTALIDNYLSRFEVSANSWSQQTILSTRIPSRVNEQNTLTQFLVDLDVKSGGRGVRRRNEIALAEAVVAQLKRKLVELIIVNEVQELVEFSTAQERQVIANTFKYISEEARVSFVLVGMPYASVLAQEPQWDSRLSWRRNLNYFKLFKSKVDERNTAQSYEIDVAQKKHFAKFVAGLASRMGYDNPPKLTNNDILYPLFVMCRGECRRLKHFLSDAMIMSFKDSTDTIDKETLSRTFAFKFPHMANPFICSLSEIKLSQIDTNSFYNTKAISIEDRILAPRFTDDFPLSMLLSKGGMKV; encoded by the coding sequence GTGAATATTACTCCAGATCAAAGGGCACAATTAGCTGCTTATGAGAACTGTTTTATTGAGTATCCCGAAATCACTGAGATCTACTCAATCTTTGACCAGCTTCGTTTTAATCAATCATTAGGTGGAGAGCCGGAGTCGTTTCTCCTTACGGGCGAAGCTGGAAGTGGTAAGACAGCGTTGATCGATAATTATCTTAGTCGTTTTGAAGTCAGTGCGAATAGTTGGTCTCAGCAAACCATACTGAGCACTCGAATTCCTAGCCGAGTAAATGAGCAAAATACGTTGACTCAGTTCTTGGTCGATTTAGATGTAAAATCCGGTGGAAGAGGTGTACGGCGGCGCAATGAAATTGCTTTAGCGGAAGCGGTTGTGGCGCAACTAAAGCGTAAATTGGTAGAGCTTATAATTGTTAACGAAGTGCAAGAGCTGGTCGAGTTTTCAACGGCTCAAGAAAGGCAAGTTATTGCCAATACATTTAAATATATAAGTGAAGAGGCAAGGGTTTCGTTTGTGTTAGTCGGTATGCCTTATGCGAGTGTATTAGCACAAGAGCCGCAATGGGATTCACGATTGAGTTGGAGAAGAAATCTCAACTATTTTAAGCTGTTCAAGAGTAAAGTCGATGAAAGAAATACCGCTCAATCATATGAAATCGATGTCGCCCAAAAGAAACATTTTGCTAAATTTGTCGCTGGGTTAGCATCTAGAATGGGATATGACAACCCTCCGAAGCTTACTAATAATGACATCCTATATCCGTTGTTTGTAATGTGCCGAGGCGAGTGCCGGAGACTGAAACACTTTCTGTCAGATGCAATGATTATGAGCTTTAAAGACAGTACAGATACGATTGACAAAGAAACTTTGTCTCGTACTTTTGCCTTTAAGTTTCCGCACATGGCGAACCCTTTTATTTGCTCTCTTAGTGAGATCAAACTGAGCCAAATTGATACCAATTCATTTTACAACACAAAAGCTATTTCAATAGAAGATAGGATCTTAGCTCCACGTTTTACAGACGATTTCCCCTTAAGTATGTTGTTAAGCAAAGGAGGTATGAAGGTTTAG
- a CDS encoding helix-turn-helix domain-containing protein — translation MQNHNPIPERLKAARKKAKITQKDLGVKIGMEPSSASGRMNHYEKGRHVPDIGTLRRMAEELDVPLNYFFCENELSAELACVIEKMSDEDKAALLASLVRD, via the coding sequence GTGCAAAACCACAACCCAATCCCAGAGAGGCTCAAAGCTGCACGTAAAAAAGCCAAGATCACCCAAAAAGATCTAGGGGTGAAAATTGGTATGGAGCCGAGTTCTGCTAGTGGTCGAATGAACCACTACGAAAAAGGAAGACATGTGCCGGATATCGGTACTCTACGTCGTATGGCTGAAGAGTTAGATGTACCACTCAACTATTTCTTTTGTGAAAATGAGTTGAGTGCGGAGCTTGCGTGTGTAATTGAAAAGATGAGTGATGAAGATAAGGCGGCCCTGCTTGCGTCTTTAGTTCGAGACTAA
- a CDS encoding PD-(D/E)XK nuclease superfamily protein, which produces MLKDTQRIIEGLGFEENQSEKPFTYQRNVKYPSIFSEKSDYANFLLHTPKGTIQVMARFQEVTGTAIEKLAYIPFDAARTSHNHYIVVCGGGELLKQNRAVRFLNEHKDDAPKLHALDINSLESYLESCFDNKAA; this is translated from the coding sequence TTGTTGAAAGATACGCAACGTATTATTGAAGGCTTAGGCTTTGAAGAAAATCAATCTGAAAAGCCATTCACTTACCAACGAAATGTAAAGTATCCAAGCATTTTTTCGGAAAAGAGCGATTACGCTAACTTCCTTCTTCACACACCTAAAGGCACTATTCAAGTTATGGCAAGGTTCCAAGAGGTTACCGGAACTGCTATTGAAAAACTTGCTTATATCCCTTTTGATGCCGCCCGCACATCACACAACCATTATATTGTTGTTTGTGGTGGTGGTGAGCTATTGAAACAGAATAGGGCTGTGCGTTTCCTTAATGAGCATAAAGATGATGCCCCTAAGTTGCATGCTTTAGATATAAATAGCTTAGAGAGTTATCTTGAAAGTTGTTTTGACAACAAAGCTGCATAA
- a CDS encoding toll/interleukin-1 receptor domain-containing protein: MSRCTAPVRGHSSAAAAANCPACRYKSRGYSNYSGYSSPYPSYSSTSSYPRNSGSASRSSRPRWSKPSSTVSYTSSQILSLTPIREAVEVRAAAQPDLRDAFLCHAWADRKESAKELHDLLETAGVKVWFSEKDLGLGVPMMRAIDKGLANSKVGLVLVTPAMLERLPKESVADKELSALLAGNQLIPIVHNTTYEALRNVSPLLASRSGLDTSEDTMAEIAEKIAELVDI; the protein is encoded by the coding sequence ATGTCAAGATGCACAGCACCAGTGAGAGGACACAGTTCAGCAGCAGCGGCTGCAAACTGTCCTGCATGCCGTTATAAAAGTCGTGGATATAGTAACTATAGCGGCTACAGCTCACCCTATCCATCGTATAGCAGTACGAGTAGCTACCCAAGAAACAGTGGTAGCGCTTCCAGAAGTTCAAGACCTCGTTGGTCTAAACCTAGCTCGACTGTATCGTATACTTCATCTCAAATTCTATCACTTACACCAATAAGGGAAGCCGTTGAAGTTCGAGCCGCCGCGCAGCCGGATCTTCGTGATGCATTTTTATGTCATGCATGGGCAGATCGTAAAGAGTCAGCCAAAGAACTGCATGATTTACTTGAAACCGCAGGTGTTAAAGTTTGGTTTAGTGAGAAAGATTTAGGACTAGGTGTACCAATGATGCGCGCCATTGATAAAGGTTTAGCAAATTCCAAAGTTGGGCTTGTGTTGGTTACCCCTGCAATGTTGGAGCGTCTACCGAAAGAGAGTGTTGCTGATAAAGAGCTTTCAGCTCTATTAGCAGGTAATCAACTCATCCCTATTGTACACAATACGACATATGAAGCTCTTCGCAATGTAAGTCCTTTACTTGCATCTAGGTCAGGCTTGGACACTTCAGAAGACACAATGGCTGAAATTGCTGAAAAGATCGCAGAGTTAGTTGATATTTAG
- a CDS encoding TniQ family protein: protein MNSNIQLYRDESLESFLLRLSQEQGYERFAHFAEELWYQTLDDSSGLLGAFPLELNRVNVYHAQTTSQMRVRVFIYLENQLKLSNFGVLRLTLTHSKSQFSPDFKAVHRLGVDYPYAFLRKRFTPVCPSCLSEASYIRQHWHLIPHQVCEKHGCELIHRCPECYALLEYQSIESITQCECGFHLPEALPKPASKSAQIVARWLTGDHLDVVGPMGKAMSISERYGLLLWYVNRYGRLEDFSLDEFVQYCAIWPKRLHQDLDMLAKKAELVRIKEWKQTFFSEIFGTLLKECRYLPSRQLSKNIVLAELLRYFNRLVADHPSSVKGNIADILLSPLEASTLLSCTTDEIYRLYEYGEIKAAVRPQMHVKIASHESVFTLRSVVETKLARMCSENDGLSVYLPEW, encoded by the coding sequence GTGAACTCAAATATCCAATTATACCGAGACGAATCACTCGAAAGCTTTTTGTTGCGGCTATCACAAGAGCAAGGCTACGAACGATTCGCTCACTTCGCGGAAGAACTTTGGTATCAAACACTTGATGATAGTTCAGGATTGTTAGGTGCGTTCCCACTAGAGCTCAATCGAGTCAACGTTTACCACGCACAAACGACAAGCCAAATGCGGGTGCGCGTTTTCATTTACCTTGAAAATCAGCTAAAGCTCAGTAATTTTGGTGTGCTTCGCCTTACACTCACTCATTCTAAATCTCAATTCTCTCCTGATTTCAAAGCAGTACATCGTTTGGGTGTTGATTACCCCTATGCTTTTCTTCGTAAACGTTTCACGCCAGTTTGTCCTTCTTGTCTATCTGAAGCCTCGTATATTCGCCAGCATTGGCACTTGATACCTCATCAAGTTTGCGAGAAGCATGGTTGCGAGCTCATTCATCGATGCCCTGAGTGTTACGCTTTACTTGAGTACCAGTCAATCGAGAGTATTACTCAGTGCGAATGTGGTTTTCACTTGCCAGAAGCATTGCCTAAGCCAGCGTCAAAATCTGCTCAAATAGTTGCTCGTTGGCTGACAGGGGACCATTTAGACGTGGTTGGGCCCATGGGCAAAGCGATGAGCATTTCAGAGCGTTATGGCTTGTTGCTTTGGTATGTGAATCGCTACGGTAGATTGGAAGACTTTAGTCTTGATGAGTTTGTGCAATATTGCGCAATATGGCCCAAAAGACTGCATCAAGACTTGGATATGCTCGCCAAAAAAGCAGAATTGGTTCGAATCAAGGAATGGAAACAGACGTTTTTCTCTGAAATATTTGGAACATTATTGAAAGAGTGTCGTTATCTCCCAAGTCGCCAGTTGAGTAAGAATATTGTACTTGCCGAATTGCTACGTTATTTCAATCGGCTAGTTGCTGATCATCCTTCATCAGTAAAAGGAAACATCGCAGATATTCTATTGAGCCCACTAGAAGCTTCGACGTTACTTTCGTGCACGACGGATGAAATCTACCGTTTGTATGAATACGGAGAAATCAAAGCGGCCGTTCGACCCCAAATGCACGTAAAAATTGCCAGTCATGAATCAGTATTCACCTTGAGAAGTGTCGTTGAGACTAAGTTAGCGAGAATGTGCTCAGAAAACGATGGTTTAAGTGTTTATCTTCCGGAGTGGTGA
- a CDS encoding type I-F CRISPR-associated protein Csy2, with protein MIKLGDVLAIEKDEVKQATLKKVFMPYSQNIDIDGHEREALTVLINLSSHHKGSKCTDWLDIDRAKSYLSQEANVDLSLAEIKWFHTHNLKYPDCRVSAQRIIAEPLPAEGAFISSSGLPPSLGWAHNAASYRHTIWLLSSFCWQSRTVSIVSLIQQQNPVWLDLLQEFGLSVKSLNLISEEIELQLSSTTFPTEVNTYSKQLRFPWNGDYLSVTPVVSHAMQSELEHRQRSEDSHLKFVTMLLPNSASIGNLCGSVGGYMKVLNYPLDISPKVNRASSEQTLGASRQRNGRYFDDYQITNIRICEILNRLVGAEPLKTHKQRVKARKDQSKILRKQIALWMLPLIELRDRMVNDERERTMHGDQLIHDFLFLPERELSSLATSLNQKLHLVMQGNKFTRKFAYHPRLMQLIKAQIVWILDVLSKPQQQEGGCGAEEQYIYLSSLRVQDALAVSSPYLCGVPSLTAIWGFVHQYQRDFNTLTNGDAFYDFTGFAFYVRSQNIIATAKLTEPCSLAKARTLSNAKRSTIRGDRLADLEIDLVIRVQSRGRLSDCSSELKNALPVSFAGGSVFQPRISSKIDWLRTFCSRSSLLHILKGLPAYGSWLYPSERQPESFDELELMLLENENYLPVSNGYHLLEVPTQRKNSLTDLHAYVENTLSVANQVNPIEMRFSGRAPFFEQAFWSLECSPTTILIKKL; from the coding sequence ATGATAAAACTCGGCGATGTATTAGCAATAGAAAAAGACGAGGTAAAGCAGGCGACTTTGAAAAAGGTTTTCATGCCTTACTCGCAAAACATTGACATCGATGGCCATGAAAGAGAGGCGTTAACGGTATTAATTAATTTGAGTTCACACCACAAAGGGTCTAAGTGCACCGATTGGCTTGATATTGATAGAGCGAAAAGCTATCTGTCTCAGGAAGCCAACGTAGACTTATCACTCGCGGAGATAAAATGGTTTCATACCCATAATTTGAAGTATCCAGATTGCCGTGTAAGCGCACAGCGAATTATTGCTGAACCTCTTCCGGCAGAGGGTGCCTTTATTTCAAGTTCTGGGTTACCGCCGAGTTTAGGCTGGGCGCATAATGCAGCTTCTTATAGACACACCATTTGGTTACTGAGTTCTTTTTGTTGGCAGTCGCGAACCGTCAGTATTGTTTCATTAATTCAGCAGCAAAATCCGGTTTGGCTAGACTTGCTACAAGAATTTGGGCTGAGTGTTAAATCACTTAATCTTATTAGCGAAGAAATAGAATTACAGCTTTCATCGACAACATTTCCAACTGAAGTAAACACCTACTCTAAACAGTTACGATTCCCTTGGAATGGTGACTACTTATCGGTTACTCCTGTCGTTAGCCATGCAATGCAAAGTGAGTTAGAGCATCGTCAGCGATCTGAAGATAGTCATCTGAAGTTTGTGACTATGTTGTTACCCAACTCAGCGAGCATTGGTAATTTGTGTGGCAGTGTAGGCGGTTATATGAAAGTGCTGAATTATCCATTGGATATCAGCCCTAAAGTGAACAGAGCATCATCTGAGCAGACATTGGGCGCTAGTAGGCAAAGGAATGGTCGGTATTTTGATGATTACCAAATTACGAACATTAGAATTTGTGAAATCCTAAATCGGTTGGTTGGGGCGGAGCCACTTAAAACACACAAACAAAGAGTGAAGGCGCGAAAAGACCAAAGCAAGATATTAAGAAAGCAGATAGCTTTGTGGATGCTGCCCTTAATTGAATTACGTGATCGTATGGTGAATGATGAGCGAGAGCGAACCATGCATGGTGATCAGTTGATTCACGATTTTTTGTTTTTACCTGAACGTGAATTGTCTTCGCTGGCAACATCACTTAATCAAAAATTACATTTGGTAATGCAAGGCAATAAGTTTACTCGAAAATTTGCTTATCACCCTAGGCTGATGCAACTGATAAAGGCTCAGATTGTTTGGATTCTAGATGTGCTGAGTAAGCCTCAACAACAAGAGGGCGGTTGTGGTGCAGAGGAACAGTATATCTATCTGTCTTCACTACGGGTACAAGATGCGCTCGCAGTAAGTAGCCCTTATTTATGTGGCGTCCCCTCATTGACCGCAATTTGGGGGTTTGTTCACCAATATCAACGAGACTTTAATACGCTGACTAACGGCGACGCATTTTATGATTTCACGGGGTTTGCATTTTATGTACGTAGCCAAAACATTATTGCTACCGCCAAGTTGACTGAGCCCTGCTCGTTAGCGAAAGCGAGAACCCTTTCAAATGCAAAACGTTCCACAATTCGGGGCGATAGGCTGGCTGATTTAGAGATTGATTTAGTCATTCGTGTCCAAAGTAGAGGCCGGTTATCAGATTGTTCTTCAGAACTTAAAAATGCACTGCCAGTATCGTTTGCTGGAGGTTCTGTGTTTCAACCTCGTATTTCTTCCAAAATTGACTGGTTAAGAACTTTCTGTAGCCGTTCTAGTTTGCTTCATATTTTGAAAGGTTTACCTGCCTATGGAAGCTGGTTGTACCCAAGTGAGAGGCAACCAGAAAGCTTTGATGAACTTGAATTGATGTTATTAGAGAATGAAAACTACCTTCCAGTTTCTAATGGCTATCACCTGTTGGAAGTGCCTACGCAGCGAAAGAACTCCCTTACTGATCTGCACGCTTATGTC